A genomic region of Micromonospora sp. NBC_01796 contains the following coding sequences:
- a CDS encoding cell division protein DivIVA yields the protein MPQQQSSPLTFFENANSQPDFTVALRGYDREQVNGHLGRLTAALAQSEQARAEAEQRMNDAQRRLRQAEQRLTSVEQKLTDTNKQLEENSRPTLSGLGTRVEQILRLAEEQANDHRSEAKRESEGILSAARLEAREITDKARAEAAAMKANAEREAGTVRTTAEREAAEVRVQARREADTLRADADRETKQLRTVTAHEVAELKSTVEREVATLRATAEREITQQRAKAAREAEEKRAEATKLLTDARDKRDKDLQALELQLAERREKSEREESERHAAQVAQTQKLVGEAEQRARAAQERAKEIEQRAEARRIESERSAHETVEKAKALADKTLNEARAESNRLLNEARTEADLTTQAARREVEDLTRQKDAVTSQLGQMLSGLAGIVPVAPAAAAAAAKTDDAEERKTADAAS from the coding sequence ATGCCCCAGCAGCAGTCCTCCCCTCTTACGTTCTTCGAGAACGCGAACTCGCAACCCGACTTCACGGTGGCCCTCCGCGGCTACGACCGCGAGCAGGTCAACGGCCACCTCGGGCGGCTGACCGCGGCGCTGGCCCAGTCCGAGCAGGCCCGCGCCGAGGCCGAGCAGCGGATGAACGACGCCCAGCGTCGGCTCCGCCAGGCCGAGCAACGGCTGACCTCGGTGGAGCAGAAGCTCACCGACACCAACAAGCAGCTCGAAGAGAACAGCCGGCCCACCCTCTCCGGGCTCGGCACCCGGGTCGAGCAGATCCTCCGGCTCGCCGAGGAACAGGCGAACGACCACCGCAGCGAGGCCAAGCGCGAGTCAGAGGGCATCCTCTCCGCCGCCCGGCTCGAGGCGCGCGAGATCACCGACAAGGCGCGGGCCGAGGCCGCCGCGATGAAGGCCAACGCGGAGCGGGAGGCGGGCACGGTCCGTACCACCGCCGAGCGTGAGGCCGCCGAGGTCCGGGTGCAGGCCCGCCGTGAGGCGGACACGCTGCGCGCCGACGCCGACCGGGAGACCAAGCAGCTCCGTACGGTCACCGCGCACGAGGTGGCCGAGTTGAAGTCCACCGTCGAGCGGGAGGTCGCCACCCTGCGCGCCACCGCCGAGCGGGAGATCACCCAGCAGCGTGCGAAGGCGGCCCGCGAGGCCGAGGAGAAGCGCGCCGAGGCGACCAAGCTGCTCACCGACGCCCGGGACAAGCGGGACAAGGACCTCCAGGCGCTGGAGCTCCAGTTGGCCGAGCGCCGGGAGAAGTCCGAGCGCGAGGAGTCCGAGCGGCACGCCGCCCAGGTGGCGCAGACCCAGAAGCTGGTCGGCGAGGCCGAGCAGCGGGCGCGGGCCGCCCAGGAGCGGGCCAAGGAGATCGAGCAGCGGGCCGAGGCGCGCAGGATCGAGTCCGAGCGCAGCGCGCACGAGACGGTGGAGAAGGCCAAGGCGCTCGCCGACAAGACCCTGAACGAGGCTCGGGCGGAGTCGAACCGGCTGCTGAACGAGGCGCGTACCGAGGCGGACCTGACCACGCAGGCGGCTCGCCGCGAGGTCGAGGACCTGACCCGGCAGAAGGACGCGGTCACCTCGCAGCTCGGGCAGATGCTTTCCGGTCTGGCCGGCATCGTGCCGGTGGCACCGGCTGCCGCTGCCGCCGCCGCGAAGACGGACGACGCGGAGGAGCGGAAGACCGCCGACGCCGCGAGCTGA
- a CDS encoding TIGR03621 family F420-dependent LLM class oxidoreductase, whose product MPPPPDRTGVAGPRPFRFTASMPALNRPVPQWRDEIRRIEQLGFSSVSVSDHFTGGWAMDPLVAMTVAAEASTRLRVLGMVFCNDFRHPVLLHKSMANLDVFSGGRVEVGLGAGWLRDDHDAAGLPFDPPGVRVDRLAEAIEVITGLFGDKPVSFAGRHYQLTELDGLPKPVQRPRPPLLVGGGSRRVLELAGRTADIIGINPRLAPDVDPLAAVAEMSPERMDRKVAWARDAAVAAGRDPAALEFQLRMFDVRVTHRGVEHRSTSSHAALADPSALAASPSVLHGSVPECVDRLFALRERFGINYLHLGGNLDAAAPIVARLAGR is encoded by the coding sequence ATGCCCCCACCTCCGGACCGTACCGGCGTCGCCGGGCCACGGCCGTTCCGGTTCACCGCCTCGATGCCGGCGTTGAACCGGCCGGTGCCGCAGTGGCGCGACGAGATCCGCCGGATCGAGCAGCTCGGCTTCAGCTCGGTCTCGGTCTCCGACCACTTCACCGGTGGCTGGGCGATGGATCCGCTGGTGGCGATGACCGTGGCGGCCGAGGCCAGCACCCGGCTCCGGGTGCTCGGCATGGTCTTCTGCAACGACTTCCGGCACCCGGTGCTGCTGCACAAGTCGATGGCCAACCTCGACGTCTTCTCCGGGGGGCGGGTGGAGGTGGGGCTGGGCGCCGGCTGGTTGCGCGACGACCACGACGCCGCCGGCCTCCCGTTCGACCCGCCGGGCGTACGTGTCGACCGGCTGGCCGAGGCGATCGAGGTGATCACCGGTCTGTTCGGCGACAAGCCGGTCAGCTTCGCGGGCCGGCACTACCAGCTCACCGAGTTGGACGGGCTGCCCAAGCCGGTGCAGCGGCCCCGGCCACCGTTGCTGGTCGGCGGCGGCAGCCGCCGGGTGCTGGAGCTGGCCGGGCGGACCGCCGACATCATCGGGATCAACCCGAGGCTCGCGCCGGACGTCGATCCGCTCGCCGCGGTGGCGGAGATGAGTCCGGAGCGGATGGACCGCAAGGTCGCCTGGGCCCGGGACGCGGCGGTCGCGGCCGGTCGGGACCCGGCGGCACTGGAGTTCCAGCTACGGATGTTCGACGTACGGGTCACCCACCGGGGGGTGGAGCACCGGTCCACCTCCAGTCACGCCGCGCTCGCCGATCCGTCCGCGCTGGCCGCCTCGCCGTCGGTGCTGCACGGTTCGGTGCCGGAGTGCGTGGACCGGTTGTTCGCGCTCCGCGAGCGGTTCGGCATCAACTACCTGCACCTGGGCGGCAACCTCGACGCCGCGGCTCCGATCGTCGCGCGACTCGCCGGCCGTTGA